A segment of the Sander lucioperca isolate FBNREF2018 chromosome 7, SLUC_FBN_1.2, whole genome shotgun sequence genome:
tgaatacttccatCACTGACTATAGCTACCCTTTATTCAGCAGGTTGTAAGGGCTGAAACTTTCTGCTTTTTCCTATGGCTTTTTCCAACCTAACTTCCTTACTTCATGTATACTTCTGATTGGATGCACACATGTTCACTTACAAGCTGTATTCTATAGTCGCTACAGATGGTTCAGTGAGTCCACAGTCATAAATTACTATTACTGCTGCTCTGCATATGTGTACTCTCCTGCGTGGCTGTGCTACTTAATTAAGCTAGTAAGACATATTCAAATATGGAAACTCATTTGACCGAGGTTGAAtactgaaaatgttttattacgCTCAGTTTATTAGTAGCATATATGCTGCTCTCTGTTTAACTTACAGCACAATAAAGCgaagtaacgttagctatcgACTTCCCAAATGAAGTAGGCTAGCATTCTGTAGCTGGCCTTGTTCTCTGACTACCTTGTAGAAACAAACTAGAAAAAGACATATGACTCATTTTCAAAACGTTTACGCCACAGTCTGCCCTTTTATTTATTCCTCTCGTCTCTTTCTTCCTTTACCATCCTCAGTTGCTGTGTTGGCATCTGGCTCCGCTCTAGTTTGAGTCACGTGGTCAGTCTAATGCTGCGTTCAAGTGCTCCTGGTTAGCTCGTTCGTCTGGCTACTGGCTCAAGATAAGATAATACGATATTAAGACGTACCGTAATTGATTCCCCAGCGGGGACATTTGTTGCAGCAGTAcaagagaaacaacagaaacataaaTGAATAATGAAAGGTACATTAATTAAAGTAAACTGAAACTGAGTAGAATAAAATAGAAACTATACAAGAGTATTTGGAGACAAATTACATGATAAAGTGACAGTGGTGTGATTAATAGCAGTTAATTAATAAACAGTCCACAGCAGACTAATAGCCTATAGAATTCAGGGCAAGAGTAAATTTAACATATTACACATAGTATGCGTCTTGAGTCTATGAGAAGCCGCCTTGGCCGGAATTGAATACTTTAGttgtacatacatatatacttaaCTTGCACATACATACTTCAAatgcatatacacatatactggTACTaaacacttgcacatacatatatactttacttgcacatacatatatactggtaCTAACCACTTGCACATACGTGCATACTTCAGTTGCTCATACATAGGCTATATACTTCACTtgtgcatacatatatatacttcacttgcacatgCGTGCATAACGtgtgagtatgtatgtatgtgtgcttaAGTAGGTATGTACGTGCATGGGGGTTGGTAGTAGGGGAGGATGTTGGTGTGCTTAAACACGGGACTCAGGAGGTTCAAGACCACTGGTAAATATGTTGACCTAGTGACTTATTAATTGATTACTTTACTGTGTTTATTACTTATGCAtacacacaggactttcactcaggaggtAGTCCATTATGGCAGTCAATAATGCAGCTTAGGTAAAgttgtttctttgtttgctCATAACTCCCGAGACAGCTTTACCTGAGCTGCAATATTGACTGCCATAATGCATTTTGCCTCCACCTGTCTCAACTTCTTAATTTATGTTTTGGCACCTTGTTGTACAAACTTTAAGTTAACGTCACAAAGTTGGGAATAAGTACAGGTATGTTTGTTACGAAAGTTAAGTAAGTAAACAATAAATAGGTCACTATGTCAGCAAATTGACATAAGGTCTTGGATGGGACTTGAACCCCATCTTCTatagtgaaagtcctgtgccAACCACCAACCCTTTGCACATATACAtactcaaccacacacacacacacacacacacacacacatactcccacatattatgcatgtgtgtggaaGTGAAGTATCCATGTATGCGCAAGTCAATATATTTATATGCGCAAGTGAAGGATATATGTATGCGCAAGTAAAGTATGCATCAATCACGTCACTGCgtcttcttagtttatttatttgaagaggtttttcttctatttatttagttattttgatgtgggttttgttatttttttaatacattttttatttaagataaagTACAATATCAGTTACAATTTAGTTAAGAGAAtatgttgttttgcacagtttataaaaataaaggaatatttttcagtcatttgtgTGCAGCTCattcttttgaaaataaattgtgAGAAAATATGTATGTTAAACTCAAAATCGTGAATCGTACCGAATCGTAAGTTCAGTGTATCGTTACATCCATAGATCCATAGATCCATGTTAATATTGACAGTCAATGGTTACATCCCTAGTTATTAGCAAACTAGGTACTTGTTGAATACTACACACCATTTTTTAGAGTTTATATCAAAATGATGGTCTTTATGAATAATGAAATGTCTGCTATTCTATGCTATATTCAGGTTATATGGGTATAACTACTCCCTTGTAGAGACTAGTCATAATTAGTGTTGGTTGTTTGTAACAATTATTGTCacttatgacctttttttttttatacgttAAACTAAAATTTAAGAAATAAATTCATAACTTTCTACACTAGCAGATTTTTCGTTGATAGTGCATATTCGGAATTATCCTACAGTACTTGAAGGCAAACGTGAGCGCAGCCAGCAACAGACGCGccaacacacgcgcacacacacacacacacacacacacacacacacacacacacacacacacacacacacacacacacacacacacacacacagcatctgctctctcctcttctctcattGGATCCTTGCCTGAAACTTTGGAAAccagtctctgtgtgtcttgCAGTTTCAGGCATCAGCACAGATGTTTTCAGTTTGACCTCCTCCTCCGTCTGGTCTGGTAAGTTTGAATGACTTGCATTAAACAGGGAACATTCTATTGTGCTTAAAACCAGGCAGACGTGTTGATACTTTACAACATGCGGAATAGCCTATTTAGCGAGAATGGATATAGGCTACTTTCTGCCTCTGTGCGCGAGAAGTTTGCGACGCTGTTGGTCACGCTTGTGAGCATTTGGTGCTCGTTGACAGAGATAGCTGTGATTAGACAGTCGCACGAAGCCTATATCAGAGCGTTATTTAGTGGTGTGTGCAAATGATATGTAGCCTATGTTGGGACACAGTGTTCTTTGAAGTAGTTGGTACCCTCATGCTCACTTACATAAGGCTGACACTCCCACTTCTGAACGGAGGCATGAATCGATGGAGTTTTCTCAGTCTATTAGTGATTGCTATTTTATCATCAAGCAAAAACATCGTGGATTACTTTAAattcattatattatatatataggctatgcCTATCATCAAGCAATAACATCGTGGATTACTTTAAattcattatattatatataggctATGCCTATCATCAAGCAATAACATCGTGGATTACTTTAAattcattatattatatatacactcacctaaaggatcattaggaacacctgttaaatttcacgttaatgaaattatctaatcaaccaatcacatggcagctgcttcaatgcatttaggggtgtggtccaggtctagacaatctcctgaactccaaactgaatgtgaGAATggaaaagaaaggtgatctaagcaactttgagcgtggcatggttgttggtgccagacaatctgctcagttactgagATTTTTACGCACAGCCATTTCttgggtttacaaagaatggtctgaaaaaggaaaaacatccagtatgctgcagtcctggggggcgaaaatgccttgttgatgctagaggtcagaggagaatgggccgagtgattcaagctgatagaagatcaactttgactcaaataaccactcgttaccaccgaggtatgcagcaaagcatttgtgaagccacaacacaaacaaccttgaggcggatgggctacaccagcagaagaccccaccgggtaccactcatctcctaaaaataggaaaatgaggctacaatttgcacgagcgcACCAAAATCGtcgagtctcgatttctgttgagacattcagatggtagagtcagaatttggcataaacagaatgagaacatggctccgtcatgccttgttaccactgggcaggctggtggtggtggtggtggtggtggtgtaatggtatGGGGGATCCATttcaccttcagaactgccttaattctttgtgtcattgattcaacaaggtgctggaagcattctttagaaatgttggcccatattgataggatagggtcaaacatggtattagtatggtgttcataatcctttaggtgagtgtaggCTATgcctatatatactgtatatatatagtatattgttTGAGGATAAACTAGAAGATTGGCTGTGTCTATTGGTCATTATAGTGCATCatatttgcttttctttttgccacggaagcatatttaaaaaataataataaaaaaattgtcCAGGATGCCCCCACCCATTGGTACCTGAGGAGAAGGGGAGGATGGACACAGACACGATGGACATACACCCAGTGGTATGAGTTTTTACAGACAAACTGTAGGTGATATTTAGCAATgcagcagagaggaggaagaaagatCACCTCATCTCTTCATCAAACCCTGCATGAAGCATGCCAACCCAAACCTGGTCTCCACTGCATTCTTGCTCAGTCCTTAACTGAAGTCTTCAGAAGATGCTGAGGAAGATGGTGACAATGAGGAGGATCCTCCATGTGAAGGGAGATGTGATGTGCACCATGCTGCTCCTGGTGCTATTCTGTCTGCTGCTCTATGCCCGCCAGGTAAGGATGgaaccaatcacagcacagGAAGGGGTCGATTGAAACTTTTTGCTAAATTCTTAGACAGTACAAATATCTCCTTCTCAGAAAAAAGTACTTCAGTCTTGGAAAATCACCTGTCCACTTCCCATGTCCAATCAAATCCCACTCATGTTTCCAGGTGGTGCTCTCCTCTGGGTGGGACAGGCCTGTCTGGAAGCTGGAAGTCCATGGCTCTACCAGCTCCAGCAGGAACTTGCTGGGCGCCAGCGGGGCCAAAGTAGGCCAGGAGTCTCCAGGGGTATGAGCTGATCAGATTCAagttatgaatgtgtgtgtttgtccgcAAGTATCACAATCAAAGTAcactctaaaaaaataaatccgttaaataacagaaaagctcattacCTGGACTTTGCCCCGTAATTAAAACACGGGAATTGTGTGAGTAGCTACAGTTCAAATACAGAAgattttatgttatttaaaatCAGTGacaaaaaacagcacttttagtggacggaaattgaCGGCGCACAGATGCTCCGAGTGGTTAGGCCTACGTTGCAGCCTGTATCAGTGCAGTGatcttgctcaatactggactaGTTTCAACAAATATACTTAGAcccaaaaacatgggaaaatagcaTCCAGATTGAAAAAcaccaaagttaccctttaatgtacAATGGGtataatgattaaaaaataaagctgTACTATTAATATTTTAAACTAACAATGGAAAAGactttgtgtaatgtgaaaggtgtcGCTTGTAGTGACGGAACCCACAGATTATTATCACCAACTATGCAGTTCCCTTTAGCTCTACAGTgggttttagcatctttcagctcattgtttaggaTTTACGGTCCGCAACTTTCAGTCTCACCGCTCTCGTCAGTGTCGTTTCCAGCCACAACAGGCAGctaataaacccactgtacactacctgccagCACCATGCAGCAGACAAAGTAAGCGAGTAGTCTGGTCCTTATTTAGGGAACGTCAGATCCCACATGAGGACGTGATGCTCTTTGTGTTCACAGAGAGACAGCATTGAGTGTGTGGAGACATTTTCACATAGTGTCTACTGCTGAGCTAAAACCCACAACTAGACTGTACAGGATAGCCAATACTCTGTGAATATTCATACTATTATGTACAGTGCATCAATGTATGTACACACAATatgtttgtatttatgtttgAGTGAATGTCCATCTGTACTGATCCGGAGAGGCTCCAACAcattctattattttttttttttgggggggggggcatttctgcctttattggataggaaagctgagatatgaaagggggagagagagagggggggaagacatgcaggaaaaccatcacaggtcggacttgaaccctggaccttctgcatcgaggattaaacctctgcatatgtgtgcCCGCTCTactaactgagctaaccggccacctCCAACACATTTTTTATAATGAACTTGGAAGAGATAAACATGAAGTAGTATAAACAGTAATTATGATGCTATTTTTGAAATGTAATTTTAGCTTTCATATTTCTTTTGCACATAAAACTATATTGTATATCGATTAAGATGACATTTAAGTGCTATAATAAATGTCCTCTGTCTTCTGTCTCACATCATTTCTCCTAATTAGCAGATCCCATCCCGCCCTTCAGAGCCACAGCTGCCTCCTTGCAAGCCCCAATCCAAGTCCAAACCTCCTCAGCCAAAGTCCAAACCTCAGGTCAAATCTAAGGGGAAATCCAAGACGCGGCGGAAAAATGCTGTGCCGACTAAGACCGCTGGCAAGCCCCTGCCCACGATGCCACCATTTGACTTTGAGGGCTATCTGAGAGAAAAGGACAACAGGAACTTTAAGCTGCTCATAGACCAGCCAGAGAAATGTCACCTCGGAGGAGCAGAGGAAGAacaagaaagaggaagtgaaggGTCTACTACTGCTCCTTACATGCTGATTGCGGTGAAATCTATCCCTGCAGATTTTGATAAACGTCAGGTAAAATATGTATGAAGGCCTTTGCCAAAAAAATGACGTGTACTCTCACTGCCCTCACAGTGTATTTCCTAGCAGCAGCCAACAGCTGTTTTTGGGTGAAAAAGTTCTGATGAACCctctgtacactacctgcccagcactgAACAGCAGACgaacaaagttagcaactagcttgtgaacacagtggagcatttagcagcttaaGAGCCAGATATTCCCTTCAGGGGTTGGTGGTATGGAAGCGCATTGcatttacaaaagaaaaaatgagtTACTATCTCATAATTACGAGATCAGGATCTCGTAGTTACGAGAAAAGACCTCATAATTACTAGATCTTTTCTCTGCCTGCACAATGTTGATATAGGCCTACTAATATCAATGTTATCCACATGAAGTAACACATGTAATATTTTACAGTGTCTCATACCGAGAAGGAAATAAAAGCAGATTAAATGCGATCGGATTTGCCCACTGTCTTATCCTGTAGCCTAGGTTAGCGAGGATtgataactatatatatataaacttttcTCGTAATTATGAGATAGGAACTCATAATTATGAGAACTTTGCAGAgccttaatttaatttaaactggTGAGATATAAAAACAATCCCCTAATTACAGTTGTCATGAAGGGGGAATTCAGCTATAGAGACTCAAACCATTTTTTGTGCCAGActgtaagggactgttcgttatttatttcaggggccaccggaggagttttgggatctttaatcaaaatagacctgaccctcccttcaccagcaatacattttggatgaccctccaaaatgatacggaaaaaaagggatgaccctcctcaacaatttattgatacattctgtactggtttgcgcttggcaaagatatacagatattgacattgtttttttacagccatgacttaCGTGATTAAACCTCTGCGTTCTCATAGTTGTCAGCTCGCCCGCTATAAATCCGGGCGCGCCGgcaagatctacgtcattttgacgtttCGATGGCGCGCGCCAGGTTGGGAACGGCCAGTATAATTCATCTTTAAAGCTACAGTttaaattgtctggctgactaaacagggagggacccatctgctagcaatacgggccgagactgagagagctacatggagctacatggataaatatgcaccaaacaagccacattttgctgttctcatgaatataaaagttgggtgaccctcccccctagactaaaaaaaattggatgaccctcccatcaacaaagaataaaaagacatgaccctcccctattttcctccggtggtccattccataaataccgaacggtccctaaacatgtttaattctgctgtaaagttAGGCAGTTTATAGGTAGGTATAGATGTTTAGGCATAGGCTATTTACAGGTGTCCATAGGGATCGATTcccttttggagccagcctcaagtTGCCACTTAATGAACTGCAGATTTTTGGCTTCATAACCGGTGGTTACCGCCTGATGTAAATAAGTGATTGTATGCTAATGTGCTGCACCCcagtgagaaaaaaatcaattaatacaaatttaaagagcccctattatactttttttggatttgtcccatcttttagtgtgttgtatagttttttgtgtatgtaatagatgtataaCGTACAAAAGAACccatttcactccaaatggagtattctctcccacagacagcactttttctcaactgcctgaaaTGGCTCGACCACTTTCCttggcttgtttgaatttggttgaccaatcataTCAGAGTGGACTACctgtccaatcagagcagactaaGCTTTTTGGGAAGGCGGGCCAAGAGCTAAGACAGAGTGTTTCAGGTGGAGGCACTGCAGCAAtaggcagtatgagaaacatatgttttttgaacatcaaagctgTAAACTTATTCTAGGAGATAACAAGAGTGCAAATATTATgctgaaaatgagtataatatggGCTTTTTGACCTAACATATTCACTCAGTCAATATCTTGGTCAACAAAACaatatcagtgtctctgcacTTATTATTTTTAGGTGGTACGTCGGACCTGGGGTAAAGAAGGACTCATTAAAAATGGTGTGTCCATCCGTACCGTTTTCCTGCTGGGGGTTCCCAGGAATCGGACTGCTCTGCCTCTGTGGGATCGTCTCTTGACCTATGAGAGTCAAACCTTTAGGGATATCCTGCTCTGGGACTTTGAAGACACCTTCTTCAACCTGACGCTGAaggaaacacattttctgaaatgggTTAACAGCAGCTGTCCTCGTGTCAAGTCAGTGTTTATAAGCCTAAATCAGGGGGTTGATCTGATTCTTAACCTTATTTGACTCATATCTGATGCTTCTCCTATTATCTCTTCACATACAGATTCATCTTCAAGGGTGATGCCGATGTGTATGTTAATGTGGAGAATATACTAGAGATGCTGCAAGGCCAAAAGCCAGACACGGATCTGTTTGTTGGTGATATTATTATCCATGCTAAACCCATTCGCCGGCGCAGTTCCAAATACTATGTGCCAGAGTTTCTTTACGGAGGGGGTTTGTACCCGAATTACGCTGGGGGAGGAGGGTTTGTCATGTCGGGACATACGGCTCGCAGACTTAGCTCTGCCTGTCAACAGGTACTTCAACGTTGGACAGTTTTAATATTTCAGTACGTCTGCTTTCAGAGTTTTAAGATGTTTAAGATGGTTTTGTTGTCACTTCCAGGTGGAGTTGTTCCCCATTGATGATGTCTTCCTGGGCATGTGCCTCCAGCTGATCGGCGTCAAACCAGCACGCCACCAGGGCTTTCGGACCTTCGGGATTCCCCGACCGTCGGCAGCACCCCACCTTCAGACGTTTGACCCCTGTTTTTACAGGGAACTCATGgtggttcacaggctcagtgtTCCTCAGATCTGGCTTATGTGGAACCTCCTGCATGACCCCAAACTGAGCTGCCACAACAGGACCAGCCCGACATCCTGGCCCTTTAAGTGGAAGGATAAGATGGGAGAAGAGACGGATTACGGTGAGAAGCAGGTGTTTGTCACGCATTAGTGACTCCCCACAGGGCCCAGTGGGATCTGCAAGAGCCCTAGCGAGGATATAATGGTTATAAAGCAGGATCTGTGGATCTTGAAGGGCTTGCGATGTGTTCAAAAGCACAGTCGAGTCATATGAGACTTTTTTCCAAGCTGGCAGATCATCTCTGGGGGAAATGAATTGGCAAAGGCCTAATGTGCTTCAGATTTTTCGGTAAGGAAGCCCAGACAGAATTTAGGGTGTAGCCATCCaagcctgtctgtgtgttcataCAGTGCAGCAAGACTTTGATTTCCAAAGAAGATTATAAGAAGACTTTTGAATGTGTAATCTTCAGAATGTATTGTGTTTTAATTGTTTACACAAAGAAACAGTAAGATCTACAAGGACAACATGACAAACGACATGTTTACTTCAGAGTTACTTTCTAAGGAAgttctcattttttttatataaaagcagattttCTTATAAAAGTAGATATGGCACACATCACattcaatataaatgtagtttttaattgaatttggCCAAAGAATATTCAACAAAATAGCTATAAGCCTAATACGAGTGACCACAAGGCAACGACAGAAAAATGTCTTTCACGTACAAAGGGGAAGCACCTGACAGCGCCCATGCAGCCACAATTAATAGCAACACATTAAAAATGCGACAACATAAAGAAGTGCAATTATTCCATATGCGTAATCAGACAACTGTGGATTGGTTATAATGTTTTGGATGAAATGGCTATCCCAACGTCAGAAATGCAGCGacggtgcccttgcaaaatagaccATAGAGATTGCAGAAGGGGGGGAGAATGCCTGACAACTGGCGATTCTTCTACCATCAATGCAAATAGTTCAGCATCTTGTATTTCGCCACTTATCTGCTCCCTAATCATATGTGCCATAACGTCTAGTATTTCATTCTGTCTATCATGATGCATGTAGATTTTCTGGTCAACTGTTCGAATTTGCCTAGGATCTGTAAAAGTTCAAGGCCTGACTCTTTCTGAATAGTCCACTCGTTCTACGCTGTCACTGCATATTTATGCTCCCCACTAGAACTGGGTGTCTTGAACGAACTTGGTACTTGCAGTTGCAGTTGTGGTAGCCATCATGTGTAAATGCCGCCTTTTCTCCATGGTTTCCTGGACGTtgaaagtggctgcatgcaaAGCAGAAAGCACACTCCTTGGAAATAGAATATTCCAGCCATTTGTAATCCTCATACCATCTACGCTTGAAGTAGTGACCCTGTTGTCCAACTTTTGTAGCTGGACAATGCTGAGGGGCTTGGTTCTTTAACAGGTGACTGACTTAAATCAGAGGGAGTGGTGACCGTGCTAACAGCGCAGCTAACGGTGGCTGCGCTAGCACCAACAAACTGCTCTGGTGCTCCCTCATGTTGTGGCTCATGAGTTTCTCTCTACGACTCATCTTTCTAATCCCCCTCTTCTCCTTGGGCCCCCTCGGAGTCTGGGTCTggatctccacagcgctgtggagtaaggtctggctacaccccAGATACATtgcaggataggagaaaaaaacgctctgggttgttttgcgtttctttaaaccaatcacaatcgtcttgggccgcgctaagctccggacgcagtgacggtggctctgcaaaatagtctcgggaaggaacttgttctggtggaacatttgcaccccgcaaatgAAAACGCcgcatacaatattaaatgaagttaaccgttcacacaatacagtaacgtgagctaatTAAATCAGCTGGgtacatggttaaacgtcatttgctcttaccagtgtatcgccgtgtgtacttcgtccacagcaatcccaccaattggtccccaaacgtcccagttagagagtaaatgctgtaaacatattctttgtaaatgtttacaatcattccccgaaagaaccaagcaggcctgccttattgcacaatccaaattttcttcaaaacttgccatttatAGCGTGTGTCTTGCTGGCTGGAAGGTTATTGTTGTTTCCCttagcgaagggattttgagaacagcaacacacagagagcagaaggagagggacaaAACCTGACATCTGGATgccaggctttatcctggaaatgtacttccgttgatccagactaggaaCAATGTGGCTGGTCATTAACTTaaatatttctgtatttattccTCCTGTTggcctcgggtcaaatttgactcattttcaaaaagtttctatatcagaaatatgggtttcattcgaccaaattgtcaaaaaaaaacccgtggatggttccataaaacgct
Coding sequences within it:
- the b3gnt9 gene encoding UDP-GlcNAc:betaGal beta-1,3-N-acetylglucosaminyltransferase 9 isoform X1: MLRKMVTMRRILHVKGDVMCTMLLLVLFCLLLYARQVVLSSGWDRPVWKLEVHGSTSSSRNLLGASGAKVGQESPGQIPSRPSEPQLPPCKPQSKSKPPQPKSKPQVKSKGKSKTRRKNAVPTKTAGKPLPTMPPFDFEGYLREKDNRNFKLLIDQPEKCHLGGAEEEQERGSEGSTTAPYMLIAVKSIPADFDKRQVVRRTWGKEGLIKNGVSIRTVFLLGVPRNRTALPLWDRLLTYESQTFRDILLWDFEDTFFNLTLKETHFLKWVNSSCPRVKFIFKGDADVYVNVENILEMLQGQKPDTDLFVGDIIIHAKPIRRRSSKYYVPEFLYGGGLYPNYAGGGGFVMSGHTARRLSSACQQVELFPIDDVFLGMCLQLIGVKPARHQGFRTFGIPRPSAAPHLQTFDPCFYRELMVVHRLSVPQIWLMWNLLHDPKLSCHNRTSPTSWPFKWKDKMGEETDYGEKQVFVTH
- the b3gnt9 gene encoding UDP-GlcNAc:betaGal beta-1,3-N-acetylglucosaminyltransferase 9 isoform X3, encoding MLRKMVTMRRILHVKGDVMCTMLLLVLFCLLLYARQVVLSSGWDRPVWKLEVHGSTSSSRNLLGASGAKQIPSRPSEPQLPPCKPQSKSKPPQPKSKPQVKSKGKSKTRRKNAVPTKTAGKPLPTMPPFDFEGYLREKDNRNFKLLIDQPEKCHLGGAEEEQERGSEGSTTAPYMLIAVKSIPADFDKRQVVRRTWGKEGLIKNGVSIRTVFLLGVPRNRTALPLWDRLLTYESQTFRDILLWDFEDTFFNLTLKETHFLKWVNSSCPRVKFIFKGDADVYVNVENILEMLQGQKPDTDLFVGDIIIHAKPIRRRSSKYYVPEFLYGGGLYPNYAGGGGFVMSGHTARRLSSACQQVELFPIDDVFLGMCLQLIGVKPARHQGFRTFGIPRPSAAPHLQTFDPCFYRELMVVHRLSVPQIWLMWNLLHDPKLSCHNRTSPTSWPFKWKDKMGEETDYGEKQVFVTH
- the b3gnt9 gene encoding UDP-GlcNAc:betaGal beta-1,3-N-acetylglucosaminyltransferase 9 isoform X4 — its product is MLRKMVTMRRILHVKGDVMCTMLLLVLFCLLLYARQVVLSSGWDRPVWKLEVHGSTSSSRNLLGASGAKIPSRPSEPQLPPCKPQSKSKPPQPKSKPQVKSKGKSKTRRKNAVPTKTAGKPLPTMPPFDFEGYLREKDNRNFKLLIDQPEKCHLGGAEEEQERGSEGSTTAPYMLIAVKSIPADFDKRQVVRRTWGKEGLIKNGVSIRTVFLLGVPRNRTALPLWDRLLTYESQTFRDILLWDFEDTFFNLTLKETHFLKWVNSSCPRVKFIFKGDADVYVNVENILEMLQGQKPDTDLFVGDIIIHAKPIRRRSSKYYVPEFLYGGGLYPNYAGGGGFVMSGHTARRLSSACQQVELFPIDDVFLGMCLQLIGVKPARHQGFRTFGIPRPSAAPHLQTFDPCFYRELMVVHRLSVPQIWLMWNLLHDPKLSCHNRTSPTSWPFKWKDKMGEETDYGEKQVFVTH
- the b3gnt9 gene encoding UDP-GlcNAc:betaGal beta-1,3-N-acetylglucosaminyltransferase 9 isoform X2, which gives rise to MLRKMVTMRRILHVKGDVMCTMLLLVLFCLLLYARQVVLSSGWDRPVWKLEVHGSTSSSRNLLGASGAKVGQESPGIPSRPSEPQLPPCKPQSKSKPPQPKSKPQVKSKGKSKTRRKNAVPTKTAGKPLPTMPPFDFEGYLREKDNRNFKLLIDQPEKCHLGGAEEEQERGSEGSTTAPYMLIAVKSIPADFDKRQVVRRTWGKEGLIKNGVSIRTVFLLGVPRNRTALPLWDRLLTYESQTFRDILLWDFEDTFFNLTLKETHFLKWVNSSCPRVKFIFKGDADVYVNVENILEMLQGQKPDTDLFVGDIIIHAKPIRRRSSKYYVPEFLYGGGLYPNYAGGGGFVMSGHTARRLSSACQQVELFPIDDVFLGMCLQLIGVKPARHQGFRTFGIPRPSAAPHLQTFDPCFYRELMVVHRLSVPQIWLMWNLLHDPKLSCHNRTSPTSWPFKWKDKMGEETDYGEKQVFVTH